A DNA window from Streptomyces sp. 71268 contains the following coding sequences:
- a CDS encoding aliphatic sulfonate ABC transporter substrate-binding protein — protein MSALPAPRARRARRRLLAATALAPLLIGALGACGYGSEKEDDGKKPAAKAKGAKIDGLDSVRIGYFANVTHATPLVGIQEGLIQKELGGTQIKPFTFNAGPSEIEALNAGSIDIGWIGPSPAINGYTKSGGQNLRIIGGSASGGVSLVANPDKIKTPDDLKGKRIATPQKGNTQDVALLNYLSEKGYDVDAQTGKGDVSVIRQDNKEIPTSFKQGGIDGAWVPEPTASKLVAEGGKVILDERDLWEGGKFVITNVIVSQKFLKEHPKVVEAVLRGSVRTNDWIKANPDAAKKQVNAALKNLTGSQLDAKVLDPAFKNVDVTNDPLAKTLRDEAEHAVEAGLLEKPKLDGIYDLTLLNKVLKAAGKPEVEDAGLGAS, from the coding sequence ATGTCTGCCCTTCCCGCGCCCCGCGCCCGCAGAGCCCGCCGCCGCCTCCTGGCCGCCACCGCCCTGGCCCCGCTGCTGATCGGCGCGCTCGGCGCCTGCGGCTACGGGTCGGAGAAGGAGGACGACGGGAAGAAGCCCGCGGCGAAGGCCAAGGGGGCCAAGATCGACGGCCTGGACTCGGTGCGGATCGGCTACTTCGCCAACGTCACGCACGCCACCCCGCTGGTGGGCATCCAGGAGGGGTTGATCCAGAAGGAGTTGGGCGGCACCCAGATCAAGCCGTTCACCTTCAACGCCGGGCCATCGGAGATCGAGGCGCTCAACGCCGGCTCCATCGACATCGGTTGGATCGGCCCGTCGCCCGCCATCAACGGCTACACCAAGTCCGGCGGCCAGAACCTGCGCATCATCGGCGGCTCCGCCTCCGGCGGCGTCTCGCTGGTGGCCAACCCGGACAAGATCAAGACGCCCGACGACCTCAAGGGCAAGCGGATCGCGACCCCGCAGAAGGGCAACACGCAGGACGTCGCGCTGCTGAACTACCTGTCCGAGAAGGGTTACGACGTCGACGCCCAGACCGGCAAGGGCGACGTGTCGGTGATCCGGCAGGACAACAAGGAGATCCCCACCAGCTTCAAGCAGGGTGGGATCGACGGGGCGTGGGTACCCGAGCCGACCGCCTCCAAGCTGGTGGCCGAGGGCGGCAAGGTCATCCTCGACGAGCGCGACCTGTGGGAGGGCGGCAAGTTCGTCATCACGAACGTGATCGTCTCGCAGAAGTTCCTCAAGGAGCACCCGAAGGTCGTCGAGGCGGTGCTGCGCGGCTCGGTGCGCACCAACGACTGGATCAAGGCCAACCCGGACGCGGCCAAGAAGCAGGTCAACGCGGCCCTGAAGAACCTGACCGGGAGCCAGTTGGACGCCAAGGTCCTCGACCCGGCGTTCAAGAACGTGGACGTCACCAACGACCCGCTCGCCAAGACGCTGCGGGACGAGGCGGAGCACGCCGTCGAAGCGGGCCTGTTGGAGAAGCCCAAGCTCGACGGCATCTACGACCTCACACTGCTGAACAAGGTGCTCAAGGCCGCGGGGAAGCCCGAGGTCGAGGACGCCGGGCTCGGCGCCAGCTAG
- the cysC gene encoding adenylyl-sulfate kinase translates to MSTAPADGPTAGTPHDANAVRATRSVGGTVWLTGLPSAGKTTIAYALAERLTGEGHRVEVLDGDEIREFLSAGLGFSRADRHTNVQRIGFVAELLASHGVITLVPVIAPYADSREAVRKRHQSAGTPYLEVHVATPVEVCSERDVKGLYAKQAAGEISGLTGVDDPYEAPTDPDLRIETHRQGVHESAAALHALLATRGMV, encoded by the coding sequence ATGAGCACGGCCCCGGCAGACGGGCCCACCGCGGGCACCCCGCACGACGCGAACGCCGTGCGGGCCACCCGGTCAGTCGGCGGGACGGTGTGGCTGACCGGCTTGCCCAGCGCGGGCAAGACGACGATCGCCTACGCGCTGGCCGAGCGGCTGACCGGCGAGGGACACCGGGTCGAGGTGCTCGACGGCGACGAGATCCGCGAGTTCCTCTCGGCCGGGCTCGGCTTCTCGCGCGCGGACCGGCACACCAACGTGCAGCGGATCGGCTTCGTGGCCGAACTGCTGGCCTCGCACGGCGTCATCACGCTGGTACCGGTCATCGCCCCGTACGCCGACAGCCGGGAGGCGGTGCGCAAGCGGCACCAGAGCGCGGGCACGCCGTACCTGGAGGTCCACGTGGCGACCCCGGTCGAGGTGTGCTCCGAGCGTGATGTGAAGGGCCTGTACGCCAAGCAGGCGGCGGGCGAGATCTCCGGGCTGACCGGCGTGGACGACCCGTACGAGGCGCCGACGGACCCGGACCTGCGGATCGAGACGCACCGGCAGGGTGTGCACGAGTCCGCGGCGGCGCTGCACGCGCTGCTGGCCACGCGGGGGATGGTGTGA
- the cysD gene encoding sulfate adenylyltransferase subunit CysD, translating into MTPPASVGADTDNPYALAHLDALESEAVHIFREVAGEFERPVILFSGGKDSIVMLHLALKAFTPAPVPFALLHVDTGHNFPEVIDYRDRVAERHGLRLHVASVQEFIDRGELRERPDGTRNPLQTVPLLDAIEKNRFDAVFGGGRRDEEKARAKERVFSLRDEFGGWDPRRQRPELWQLYNGRHSPGEHVRVFPLSNWTELDVWQYIEREKIDLPAIYYAHEREVFSRSGMWLAPGEWGGPREGERVERRLVRYRTVGDMSCTGAVDSQAATISQVIEEIAASRLTERGATRADDKLSEAAMEDRKREGYF; encoded by the coding sequence ATGACACCCCCCGCGTCCGTCGGTGCGGACACCGACAACCCGTACGCGCTCGCCCACCTGGACGCCCTGGAGTCCGAGGCGGTGCACATCTTCCGCGAGGTGGCGGGCGAGTTCGAGCGGCCGGTGATCCTGTTCTCCGGCGGCAAGGACTCGATCGTGATGCTGCACCTGGCACTGAAGGCGTTCACGCCGGCGCCGGTGCCCTTCGCGCTGCTGCACGTGGACACCGGGCACAACTTCCCCGAGGTCATCGACTACCGCGACCGGGTCGCGGAGCGGCACGGGCTGCGGCTGCACGTGGCCTCGGTGCAGGAGTTCATCGACCGCGGCGAGCTGCGCGAGCGGCCCGACGGCACCCGCAACCCGCTCCAGACGGTGCCGCTGCTGGACGCCATCGAGAAGAACCGCTTCGACGCGGTCTTCGGCGGCGGCCGGCGGGACGAGGAGAAGGCACGGGCCAAGGAGCGGGTGTTCTCGCTGCGGGACGAGTTCGGCGGCTGGGACCCGCGCCGCCAGCGTCCCGAGCTGTGGCAGCTCTACAACGGGCGCCACTCCCCCGGCGAACACGTGCGTGTCTTCCCGCTGTCGAACTGGACCGAGCTGGACGTGTGGCAGTACATCGAGCGGGAGAAGATCGACCTCCCGGCGATCTACTACGCGCACGAGCGCGAGGTCTTCTCCCGCTCGGGCATGTGGCTGGCGCCCGGCGAGTGGGGCGGCCCGCGCGAGGGCGAGCGGGTCGAACGCCGCCTGGTGCGCTACCGCACGGTCGGCGACATGTCCTGCACCGGCGCCGTCGACTCCCAGGCGGCCACCATCTCCCAGGTCATCGAGGAGATAGCGGCGTCCAGACTCACCGAGCGGGGCGCCACGCGGGCGGACGACAAGCTGTCCGAGGCCGCGATGGAAGACCGCAAGCGCGAGGGGTACTTCTAA
- a CDS encoding ABC transporter ATP-binding protein: MTATLTQQPVTTERSSGHAARIDHVSKSFGRPGARQQVLDDITLDVAPGEFVCLLGASGCGKSTLLNLVAGLDKPTAGNIDVPGGRPALMFQEHALFPWLTAGKNIELALRMRGVPRAERRPEAERLLNLVRLKGAYGKRVHELSGGMRQRVALSRALAQDSKLLLMDEPFAALDAITRDVLHEELTRIWAETHVSVLFVTHNVSEAVRLAQRVVLLSSRPGRIAREWTVDIPQPRRIEDAAVADLSVEITEQLRGEIRRHGQH; encoded by the coding sequence ATGACCGCCACGCTCACCCAACAGCCCGTCACGACGGAACGGTCCAGCGGCCACGCCGCGCGCATCGACCACGTCTCCAAGTCGTTCGGCCGCCCCGGCGCCCGGCAGCAGGTGCTCGACGACATCACGCTGGACGTCGCGCCCGGCGAGTTCGTCTGCCTGCTCGGCGCCTCCGGGTGCGGCAAGTCCACGCTGCTCAACCTGGTCGCCGGGCTCGACAAGCCGACCGCCGGCAACATCGACGTGCCGGGCGGACGGCCGGCCCTGATGTTCCAGGAACACGCGCTGTTCCCGTGGCTGACGGCGGGCAAGAACATCGAGCTGGCGCTGCGGATGCGGGGGGTGCCGCGCGCGGAGCGGCGCCCGGAGGCCGAGCGGCTGCTGAACCTGGTGCGCCTCAAGGGCGCGTACGGCAAGCGGGTGCACGAGTTGTCCGGCGGCATGCGGCAGCGGGTGGCGCTGTCCAGGGCGTTGGCCCAGGACAGCAAGCTGCTGCTGATGGACGAGCCGTTCGCGGCCCTCGACGCCATCACCCGGGACGTGCTGCACGAGGAGCTGACCCGTATCTGGGCCGAGACGCACGTCTCGGTGCTGTTCGTCACGCACAACGTGAGCGAGGCGGTGCGGCTCGCCCAGCGCGTGGTGCTGCTCTCCTCGCGGCCCGGCCGGATCGCCCGCGAGTGGACCGTGGACATACCCCAGCCGCGGCGCATCGAGGACGCCGCGGTCGCCGACCTGTCCGTAGAGATCACCGAGCAGCTCCGTGGGGAGATCCGGCGCCATGGCCAGCACTGA
- a CDS encoding GTP-binding protein, translating into MTSIITGQPGPTERAPAASLLRFATAGSVDDGKSTLVGRLLHDSKSVLADQLEAVEHASRHRGTEGPDLALLTDGLRAEREQGITIDVAYRYFATPRRRFILADTPGHVQYTRNMVTGASTAELAVVLVDARNGVVEQTRRHAAVAALLRVPHIVLAVNKMDLVDYAEPVFAAIAEEFSAYVASLGIPGWSTVSTSGAAGAAGSADAWCTAIPISALAGDNVVAPSANMDWYGGPTVLEHLETVPVVADPARDVARFPVQYVIRPQSAEHPDYRGYAGQVASGVLRVGQPVVVLPSGRESVIEGIDALGDPVDAAWAPQSVTLRLADDLDVSRGDLIAPADAAPASTQDVAATVCHVADRPLRVGDRVLLKHTTRTVKAIVKDIPSRLTLDDLSQHPAPGELAANDIGQVVLRTAQPLALDTYAASRRTGSFLLIDPADGTTLTAGMAGEAFAAGPAESGARPGGDPERGV; encoded by the coding sequence ATGACGAGCATCATCACCGGCCAGCCCGGGCCGACCGAGCGGGCGCCGGCCGCCTCGCTGCTGCGCTTCGCGACCGCCGGCAGCGTGGACGACGGGAAGTCCACGCTGGTGGGGCGGCTGCTGCACGACTCCAAGTCGGTACTGGCCGACCAGTTGGAGGCGGTCGAGCACGCCTCGCGGCACCGTGGCACGGAGGGCCCCGACCTGGCGCTGCTGACCGACGGGCTGCGCGCCGAGCGCGAACAGGGCATCACCATCGACGTCGCCTACCGCTACTTCGCCACACCCCGGCGCCGGTTCATCCTCGCCGACACCCCGGGCCACGTGCAGTACACCCGCAACATGGTCACCGGCGCCTCCACGGCCGAGTTGGCCGTGGTGCTGGTGGACGCCCGTAACGGCGTGGTCGAGCAGACCCGCCGGCACGCCGCGGTCGCCGCGCTGCTGCGCGTGCCGCACATCGTGCTCGCCGTCAACAAGATGGACCTGGTGGACTACGCGGAGCCGGTGTTCGCCGCGATCGCCGAGGAGTTCAGCGCGTACGTGGCCTCGCTCGGCATCCCCGGCTGGAGCACCGTCAGCACGTCCGGCGCGGCGGGCGCCGCGGGCTCGGCTGACGCCTGGTGCACGGCCATCCCGATCTCGGCGCTGGCCGGCGACAACGTGGTCGCGCCGTCGGCGAACATGGACTGGTACGGCGGCCCCACGGTGCTCGAACACCTGGAGACGGTGCCGGTGGTGGCCGACCCGGCGCGCGACGTGGCCCGCTTCCCGGTGCAGTACGTCATCCGCCCGCAGTCCGCCGAGCACCCCGACTACCGCGGCTACGCGGGACAGGTGGCCTCCGGCGTGCTGCGGGTGGGGCAGCCGGTGGTGGTGCTGCCGTCCGGGCGCGAGAGCGTGATCGAGGGCATCGACGCGCTGGGCGACCCGGTGGACGCGGCCTGGGCGCCGCAGTCGGTGACGCTGCGGCTCGCCGACGACCTCGACGTCTCGCGCGGCGACCTCATCGCCCCGGCCGACGCGGCCCCCGCCAGCACCCAGGACGTGGCGGCGACGGTGTGCCACGTGGCGGACCGGCCGCTGCGCGTCGGCGACCGCGTACTGCTCAAGCACACCACCCGCACGGTCAAGGCCATCGTCAAGGACATCCCCTCGCGGCTGACCCTCGACGACCTGTCCCAGCACCCGGCGCCGGGCGAGCTGGCCGCCAACGACATCGGCCAGGTGGTGCTGCGGACCGCGCAGCCGCTGGCCCTTGACACGTACGCGGCCTCCCGGCGCACCGGTTCCTTCCTCCTGATCGACCCGGCGGACGGTACGACGCTGACCGCGGGCATGGCCGGCGAGGCGTTCGCCGCCGGTCCGGCGGAGTCGGGCGCGCGGCCCGGCGGCGACCCGGAACGGGGTGTCTGA